Below is a window of Onychostoma macrolepis isolate SWU-2019 chromosome 06, ASM1243209v1, whole genome shotgun sequence DNA.
TACTGGAACTGCACCTCCCTACCTCAAGTCATTTCTACAAGTATACGCTCACTTAACCACTCCACAACTCTAAACcaatgcactcacacacacacatggtgGGTTTCCATTGTTtaggggacattccataggcataatggtttttataatataaaaatgtatactatTTTTAAACCTACCCCAACAGAAAACTTtcagcattttacatttttagatttagattttagTCTTACAAACCTGGCATTGTATATTACCAATATTATTGGCTCTTTGACAAATTGCTGTGTTCCTGCAGTGTTCTTTctaaagttgctttggataatagcatctgctaaatgcataaatgttttgaCATAATTACCATTGCCATaattttgtttgtgtatgtgtatatttgtgATTCCCTTTTGAAGTGTACCATTACCACATGTAATACAAAACATCTTCCTTATAATTGCGCAAGCCGCTAATATAATTCAAACAGATTTTAATGTGATTGAGGGCTTGTTTCTGAGTACACATGGGATGTGCTAATTGTTGCCATGAAGTATTTATCAGATAAATGAGAGCCAACAGTCTCCCCAGCTGGTGCAGGCTTGTCGACTGTGGGATCGCCtgagaaatgtgtgtttgttagATCACACTGGTGTTTGTGGGAACTAAAGGAGTTAGCAGAGATTCATGAGTAGTAGCAATGTTTGGAATTAGAACATGCTTAATGTTGTTACACCTGCAGAATATGTGTGTATTAATAGGTATGTAAAGCCACAGTCCTCACTGCTGTAAAGTAATGTTGTGATCATATTGTGGTTTTCAAAAAAGGACATTCTAGTTTTTCCCACCCTTTTCTTATCTAAtgaccttttacatttttaatggtcagtaagtaaaaaaaaagttatttattcataaagcCTAAGGTATCATATTTCATATGCAGATTTCTAATGACCAATACTACATGCATTTTGTCATCTGAtcaatagcttttttttttatcaagtagTAGTTCTAAAAATTTctgtaaagaaaatatatgaatatgttttatattgttagtaatgtTTCAAGATGAACATTGACTGGACTGAAGTACCttaggtttacttgattatctgaacataattatttagaaaaatcatgttaaaatgtaaatatcaaatatgatacatcaGACTTCTGAGGAATTTAGGAATCTTACAAAGACATTATTGGAAAATATAAAGTGACAACTTATATGTATGTGCATTTTATGTACGTAGTCTGTTATACTGTTAAAAACTATGAAAAGCTATCAGAATCTTACTTTTTGGCCATGTAACTAAGCAACTGCACTAAAttgcctttttcttttttttgctcagtttgggtcTCTGAAAACCATTGAGGTGTTTATGAGGTATTGAGGTCCATATTCTCACAATATCATGTATGAGCCATAAAATCCTGATGTGTCAATTATAATAAGCCTACATAAAAAAGATTTAATAAACTGAAAATTTAGGTGTTTATGATTTATTGAGCTCCAAATTATCACAATATCATAAACTACATGAGCCATTGAAGCCTGATGTATCAGTTATgatacataaaaaatacatacaatatgcaaactttttgaacattttaaaaaagatttaataAACTGTTCTATTTCAAACAATTAGATAGTTATTTCATAAGCCAGGCAACAATTCGATTTTTTTGGACTATTATTTAATATGCAGACTTATTAACTACTGTTaataaaccttattgtaaagtgttaccagatacATACTTTGTCCTTTATTTGCCATAGTCACATAAGCACTAGCTTTGCACGTCTATGATTCTGCTTCAAACGGATCACATTCAGGAtgaaatcgttttttttttgtgaatttgttACTTTTTCATTTGGGCACTGAACAGTACAGTACAGCTTTGCTTTTGTGCTTCTTCCATACCTCCCACAGTTAAACGTATCATGTTCTCCAGGCCTGGTGAGTTTTGGAACGCTGATGAGGTTCATAATTCCAGCAGTGTGTGCAGAACAGAGTCTGACAACTGAACCGCATCTCGCTCTCCTTGTCCCCTACTGCTCCCAGGTGAGCAATTACAGGACAGCCGGGAGCCtcttgacacacacacattcttgaTCCAGCTTCTTCTCATGCTCACACACACTCCTTCCATTACCGAGGAGTGAGTGAAAGAGAATGCTCTATCAGTCTGTCTGCCAGCCGAGCGATCCATCATCTATATGGATGGAGACAGGCGAGGTGGAGTTCTGTCCTCTACAGTTTGAGCTCTTCCCTTCTGCTACTGTACATCTGTTTACTCTCCCTGCCACCCTCTCTGGCCCGTCCTTCACTTTGCCTCTTTTCATCACAAACCTTGGAGAATTAGCAGGACCGATGTTGTCTGGATTTTCTGCTTTCCCTCTTTTCCCTCTCAGTTTGTCTCTCTTTGTTacttttctttctcactttctgTATCTATTTCTACCCTCTCTCCAATTTTTACCTCTATCTATCTCTCCCAATTTTGCCTAGAGGAAGAGGCATatcatttttttcccatttttaataaaagtgaGGACGTATTCttggaaaatattaaatattaattcatgatgtgtattaataatgcattattaatatcCTGTGATGGCAGAGGTCTTCTGTGGAAATTTATCAATTTACCTGGATTATTTTAGGTTATATCCTGAAGGAAGGAGGATCAGTGGAACACCTTTTACAGGATGACATACACTGTGttctttttataaatatttgcgTAATTGATGACATCTTGTTAAAGTTAAAAGGGGTAaatgggacaaaaaaaaaagagattttaatgttttgttttgcaaattTTAGCCTAACTAACTGCAATTGCAAGTGCAAGAGTAAAATGTAACAGTAAAGAAAAGGAATGACAATTTGTGCAATGCTCTATTTCAAGGGTCTCACATTATAGTTTATTCTTAAATTCATCCCACAAGGAGgtctttaatatatttaatattcagaACTTTCTCAATGGCAGTTTGTTGACTGGAGCAACTTTACTGGAAGTACACAATTTAATATCTGCCATCTTTAATCACAGGAGCCACAGTTTAGAGCCAATCACCGAAGCCATAATGACATGTAAATGAGCATCTGTAGGAAAATATCATCATAACTgtgctgattggctgacagcACCACAACATCGCACAGTCCCAAATATGTGTGACGTGAAAGGcagcaaataaaaatataaaagttctTTAAGAACCTTCTAAAAACAATGGGCAGTGGTAAAACATctactaaaatataatattgatattattaataaaattgaaatattagacctatttaaattataatcaaCAGGGCTAAATCAATTTTATCAGTGCAGTTTTAATCCAACGCAAATCCTGTTACTAGTTGCTAATCTACTCCAGCACCTTTGTCTGactgaaatactttttttttggttcatgAATATTACGTCATATGTGTAAATTGGtgctatattatattaattgatGTATTTTTAGAAGTTAGAGGTCCAAACAACATGGACTTTCAAAAAATAGAGacctttttcatattttttcccTACCTATGAATGAAATACAAGTCTTgcacaacatgagggtaaataatgtaaatgataacagaatttccatttttgtgtgaactaccCCTTTGACGGTCTACTTGCCATCTGCATGGTTGTAAAACACTTGTATCTGTTGTTTCAATAGCCCCTTGTGGAAAACACCACCTGGCTAGCACAACCATAAACACCTGATTTATTCGAAATATTCTtctacattttgtaatatttcctgtttttcctggaattacaataaaagtttaaaaggtTAAATGAGACATTCCATCAGATCCCCCTTCAGTTTTCTGCCTGAAGTGCTTATTTGAATatctgtgtaaatgtgtgtgggAATAAAAAGGTGCATGTCTTTGTTGCAGCTGACAAGCACCAAAGGGACCACTCAGAGGCAAGTCTTTCTGGAGTGAGCTCAACCAGTCTGGCTTCAGTTACAGCTGGAGAGAACTATctgcaaagagagagagagaaggagagagggaGCGAGAGGGAGCGAGGGAGGGAGGGACGGAGATAAGAGACTGAAGTGCTGAAAGGAGAAGAGAAAGGATGAATGGAACAGGACCACATGTTGGGTTGATGTGAGAGGCATGCATCATCAGTGGCTTATTCTCCAGCTCTGGTGTTCGGAGTGACTGGAAACAGGAAAACTCTTCCAGATTAACCGGTAATGTATATAAACACAACATAAACAGAGTCTGATGTTCTACACTGTTGAATGAGTCTTGCTGTTGAAGCCACTAGACTTAAAATTTCAGTTGCATGCAATATGCATTGATAGGGGAATGAAGCAATGCATAAGATtgcatgttttttgtgtttatgtgaTGTTTTGTTTAAACTAGGACAGCTGTGAGCATGCAAGGATGAAACATCAGTGCGTTCCAGTCTCTCATATGTGctcactctttctttctctctcattggAAATGCAGCTGTAAAGTTGCCTCTTCTATTCTGAATCACAATCCATCTGCTCAAGGAGCTCTAAACATCCGTGTACAACAACCGTCAACTGGGTCGGGGAAAACAGGAAGCTCTTGAAGGTGACTGTGAACATGTTGTCGATCTCAAACTGGAACGTTTTGGGTTGTGCAGAGTTGGAGTGCTATGCTTCATATGGACTATGGGTTCCACAAATTAATTGATGTTGCGCTTGAAAAAAACTGTCTGTTAATGACCCTGAATGGGACGACTGCTGATCTCAGGTCCTCCGGGATATCAGCTGAGATTTCAAAAGACAAAAGCAGCAAACACTGACTCATGGAGCAGAAGGTGTCTTTAGTTAATGCAGTTCTGAATAACTCTATGGATTGCAATGGTAGTGAAGACAGAAACAGGTCAGACCCTTTGACCTCTGAGCATGTCCAGAAGAACTGGGTGGCACTTTTGATTTCTCTGGTCATAATCATCACGGTGACGGGTAACATCCTGGTCATCATGGCGGTGAGCTTGGAGAGGAAGTTACAGAATGCCACTAATTACTTCTTGAGGTCTTTAGCAATTACAGACATGCTTTTGGGTATCCTTGTAATGCCAGTAGCCATGGTGACAATCCTCTATGGTGAGTTTCTTTACGTTTACATATGTATTCATCATACAAGCATTAAATTTACAGTAATACACAATGGAAGTCTATGGGGTGAGGCATTTCACCAAAATAGCTGTTAAAATACATAGTTTTGAATGTATAGCCTCAAGACACGAACATTATAGATGCTAATAGGGACTTTCGCACCGAAGGAACTTTTtcatagttcctagaactattgGCAGAAGTTCCCACTTTTTGCTGTGTTCGCATTGCAGGAACTAGGAACGGttttagttctaggaactccATTTGGgggaactaaattagctcctacttcagagtagggtctaaaacagttctataggAACTATCTGTGACGTAAGTGTGTGCTGATTGGCCAAATGCATTAGAAACACCGGCTACCcaccatttttaaaaagccatgtcAAATTATTTTCTCCACGAAAATGGAACATTTTCCTGTTGTCTGCTGCGTTGTGTACTTTTCTCAGCCTTGATAATTCTACAAGTTGTCATAGGAGATTTAGTCAGATTTTCATGCTCTTTTAATCGCGTAAATTGTGCGGTTACATTCCATCTCCGTTATCACGAAACCCAtgacacacaacaaaaacagctcagAACACGGCATACTAAATTCACCTCCATTCATTGAGGTTTGTTAATGCTGTGAATATAACCCACGCCACTGTCAGGGTTAAGGCTAGAAAGGATATGCGCCTACTGGGCATGCACACATTAATATAGTGtcatttttgtcacactgtatgacaataattactgttttttgcattattgtaaggggtagATTTAGGGTTGGGataggtgtagacattaataaaacacaatctaattaGGTAGAAAATTGAATTAATTGTTAGTTTCTGGCCGTATCCTTTGGAGGAATGACCCTAATGGCTAGTTCCTAGAATTGAGTTACTAGAACTACGAAATGCGAAAGCCTCTATAGTGATACTAACATGCAGTCTTTATATAGTGATactatataaagtatatatatagtctatatatactatatatatagtTCAACTTCCATCATGCCATGTTAAGCCAGTAAAACATGTAACGTACTGTATGCATGATATGAACAAGGATACCAGGACTGTTTACAATGAGAACCATCAACAGGAAACTGGGGTGCTAAGGGGTAAAAttttttagggctgtcaaagttcTGTGTAACCTTTTTTAGTTAAATATTTAACACAATATTGTTTTGATATTCTAACCCCTATTTTGCTTTTACATTAATCAGGACTATTTGAACCAAATAAAAACCATATagtttaatgaataaataataatagcgataaaaaaaagatgcagtcaaagaacatttttatttaattttccaaaCACAATTTTTTCTTTAGAACATCACACTGTTCTTCTCGCATGTTGTAAATGAgtctttatatattaaaatagctaCAACtgcctttatatttttatatttgacaCAAATTTTATTTGTGGTTCTTGGCATCAAAAATTTTAGAACCCCTGATTtcaataactttatttaaaatagtacaattttttttttttttttggtacagAAAATTAAACCTGCACATTTGCCTTGAGCCACTGCCTTCCATTGTAagtgttttactgtaaatacaatttttctttgttttttacaaactgAGGGACAAGTCATAATTATTTTCTGCCATAATCAGAACCTGTCACTTACTACTCCAGATAATAATTCTTGTGTTATTGTCTGTGGTTGTTAACAATGTGCCACAGATGCTGTTTATAGacattacatttttcagaagCCAGAACATTCCTTTAAATTTGTGTCTGGGGTCATGCACAGGATTTTTATTTGAGCTCTTTTACTGAATCAGCACTCATCAGACGCCTCCAGTGAATTTCTTCCCGGTCAAAGGTGTAAACTGCAAACTTTCTTGTGTTGTAACATTTGTATCTCTGGAAAATGATGCATTTCTCTTTAGAACAATAATTAGGCCTCCATACATTTTGCTGGAAGGTGATTTATTTCAGCGCATAATGAGTGTGTGTTGGGCCGTCTGGTGTGTCCTAAATTAGCCTGCTTGTATTCACGCATGGGGAGAGAAATCCCTCTTCCTACTCCTTCCAGCGCTTTGATGAGGAATTAATTATGCAGTAACGATGCTGTGCTTTGGTGTGTTTGTGCAGCAAAAATTGTTATGCTTCCTATTTGATGTCCTGAATAGTTTGACCAAGGAgaataaaacatgtcacttcctagTTCTATCAGATGTATGTGGTGTTGGTGTTATGACAGCTGGCCTTCACTAAATGATGTACAGACAGATTTACGATAAGGCagaactaaattatttattctccttctttcttcttcttttactGGTGGAGTTTGTCATTTAGAGATCAGAACTGTCCATGAAAACCTAGACAAAACAAAGTCCGCCTAAAGCACAAcacattgtttttaaatcaaacaTGCAAACACGCAACACAGAACACATTTTGAGTGACCACAACTAATCCACAGCTGGTATCACCTTTTGCTCCCTGAACCGTGTTATTCCCACATCTATGATGTGATGTAATGTTATTATATAACCGAGTAAGAGTAATTTATATAGCCAAGTGAAACAGGGTTGTGCTCTAGAACGCTCCAGGCACTATAAGAAACAGGTCTCTATTTTAGCTGAACCTGTTGTGAGAATTCTGGGAGACTCTATGACTTTACAGTTCGAAGCACACCAATGTGTGTGAAGGTGCTACTGATGATTACCACTGTCTGTATCTGCACCCGAGAGTCTTCTACTCTCTCATCTCACATTCCTTTGGGTTCAGACCCAAAGGAATCAAATACTGAGACATAGCGCCTTCGAAAACATATCTGTTCTTTGTGAGTCAGCAAAATAAAAGGCTGAAGTTTTTCCAGTGACTACTGGTACCCACTTTATTCAAGATAATTATTATTGATGATAATGAAATCTAAAGAAGCGGAAAAGATTTGAAAGTTCAGATTAACAATTATGTATTACACTCCAAAAAGAGATTAATGGCCATATAAAACAATTTtgggttcctcaaagaaccaaTCAGTAAACAGCTCctaaaagaaccttttttttttggaggtctgaaaaacattttaataatctgaagaaccttttgtgcaatggaaaggttccatggatgttttCAGAACTGATAAAAATAGGAGATATTTCTTGAgaaccaaatcaacatattggaATAATTTCTGAAGCACACGGAAAACTGGAGTAAAGGCtcttgaaaattcagctttgccatcagaggaataaattacattttaaaatatactgtattaacttatataaaacagttatttcaaattgtaaaaatatgtcacaaaattactgtttttttatatatatatatatatgttgacAGTGTGAATGCCATTTTCTTGCTTACATTGCTCCATGGATTCCccagaaatatttaatattatagaactgtatttaaaatgtagcttatatttatatataaatataaatatttaatacattctCTGACTGTAACCAACAACACACAAGTACATGCTTGTCCAGAAAGTGAATTTTTTTGTGTCTTTGATATGTTAGGTTACACCTGGCCCCTTCCCTGGGCCCTATGTCCGATCTGGATCTACCTGGATGTTCTCTTCTCCACCGCCTCCATCATGCACCTGTGTGCCATCTCTCTGGACCGATACATCGCCATCCGTAATCCCATCCATCACAGCCGCTCGAACTCTCTAACCAGAGCCCGTGTCAAAATTATAGCAGCCTGGACCATCTCTGTGGGTAAGTTCTAGATGCAAGAGGAAATTCTTTCCAGCTCAATTCTGAAATGCTAAACAACTGAGACTGCATCTATTAGCACTGGTATGCCAAACCATAGCTCCAAGCTATCTTCTCACTCTCATTTTGTCTCCATCTGTCTCAAGTTATCTCCATGCCTGTCCCAGTCCTTGGCCTGCACGATCACACCAAAGTCTTCCGGAATGAAAGCTGCCAACTGACGGACAACAATTTCGTTCTGATTGGCTCTTTTGTGGCGTTCTTCATCCCACTCATCATCATGGTCGTAACCTACATTCTCACCATCAGTGCTCTTCAAAGCGAAGCGACTTTGTGCCTGGACCAACTCATCGTGCGGCCAAAATGGTCGTCCACTATTGGACTCCTCCCACGAGGTTCGGTGTCCTCCGAGCGTCTCTTCTCGCGTTCATCTCTCTGCCGCGACGGGGCTTCCAGAGGATCGGGCCGGCGCTCCATGCAGTCCATCAGCAACGAGCAGAAGGCGTCTAAAGTGCTCGGCGTGGTCTTCCTTCTCTTTGTGATCATGTGGTGTCCATTTTTCGTGACTAATGTGATGGCGGTGGTGTGCGGTTCGGCGTGTGACGAAGATTTGGTGGGGGGACTGATGAATGTATTTGTTTGGGTGGGTTATTTATCATCAGCAGTCAACCCTTTTATCTACACGCTCTTCAATAAGACTTACCGTGCTGCTTTCGCCCGGTACATGCGTTGCCGCTACCGCGAGGAGAGGAGGCCTCTGCAGCTGATACTGGTCAACACCATCCCTCCTCTGGCGTACAGCTCCTCTGGGCTTCCCCTGAAGGTGGAGAACTCATTAAAGAGGAGGGCAGAGGGCAGCCGGTCTGGGAGCTTCTCCAACACAGACAGGTCAAACTCtggaaaaacacaaaacaagcaCGAAAGGGAAGAGGTAGTAAGCCATTTGTGAGACTCCAGAGGGTTTTTAATTATGGTTCACATCAACAGA
It encodes the following:
- the htr2ab gene encoding LOW QUALITY PROTEIN: 5-hydroxytryptamine receptor 2A (The sequence of the model RefSeq protein was modified relative to this genomic sequence to represent the inferred CDS: substituted 1 base at 1 genomic stop codon) — protein: MTLNGTTADLRSSGISAEISKDKSSKHXLMEQKVSLVNAVLNNSMDCNGSEDRNRSDPLTSEHVQKNWVALLISLVIIITVTGNILVIMAVSLERKLQNATNYFLRSLAITDMLLGILVMPVAMVTILYGYTWPLPWALCPIWIYLDVLFSTASIMHLCAISLDRYIAIRNPIHHSRSNSLTRARVKIIAAWTISVVISMPVPVLGLHDHTKVFRNESCQLTDNNFVLIGSFVAFFIPLIIMVVTYILTISALQSEATLCLDQLIVRPKWSSTIGLLPRGSVSSERLFSRSSLCRDGASRGSGRRSMQSISNEQKASKVLGVVFLLFVIMWCPFFVTNVMAVVCGSACDEDLVGGLMNVFVWVGYLSSAVNPFIYTLFNKTYRAAFARYMRCRYREERRPLQLILVNTIPPLAYSSSGLPLKVENSLKRRAEGSRSGSFSNTDRSNSGKTQNKHEREEVVSHL